The following proteins come from a genomic window of Lolium rigidum isolate FL_2022 chromosome 5, APGP_CSIRO_Lrig_0.1, whole genome shotgun sequence:
- the LOC124654210 gene encoding vacuolar-processing enzyme-like produces the protein MARLSCFPLLLLFLQMQLLVLVASEFLRLPSEQDVVGTRWAVLIAGSNGYYNYRHQADVCHAYQIMKKGGLKDENIIVFMYDDIAHNPDNPRPGVIINHPNGSDVYAGVPKDYTGKDVNANNFLAALLGDKSKLTGSGSGKVVSSGPDDHIFVYYADHGGPGVLGMPDDEEYLYANDLVQTLEKKHADGVGYKSLAFYLEACESGSIFEGLLPGNISVYATTASNAEESSWGTYCPGDDEGTPPTEYDTCLGDLYSVSWMEDSDVHNLHTESLRQQYGVVKDRTSAHETYSLGSHVMQYGDLGLNEQSLYLFMGTDPANDNASFVGNSLPSLRGAAVNQRDADLLHFWHKYRRSAEGSTRKGEARRRLVDMMAQRSHVDSSVELIGNLLFGFEEGPKILNAVRPTGQPLVDDWDCLRYMVRRFEERCGGLAQYGMKHMRSVANICNAGVREEAMDKAASQACAINPLSIVV, from the exons ATGGCTCGCCTCTCCTgcttcccgctcctcctcctcttcctgcagaTGCAGCTCCTCGTGCTGGTCGCCAGCGAGTTCCTCCGCCTACCGTCTGAGCAGGATGTCGTCGGCACGAGGTGGGCCGTCCTCATCGCCGGCTCCAACGGCTACTACAACTACCGTCACCAG GCGGACGTGTGCCACGCTTACCAGATCATGAAGAAGGGCGGGTTGAAGGACGAGAACATCATCGTCTTCATGTACGACGACATCGCCCACAACCCTGACAACCCAAGGCCCGGAGTCATCATCAACCACCCAAACGGCAGCGACGTCTATGCCGGAGTGCCTAAGGATTACACGGGAAAAGACGTGAACGCCAACAACTTCCTCGCGGCTCTGCTCGGCGACAAGTCCAAGCTcaccggcagcggcagcggcaaggTCGTCAGCAGCGGCCCTGATGACCATATCTTCGTATACTACGCCGATCACGGCGGCCCAGGGGTTCTTG GGATGCCGGACGACGAGGAGTACTTGTATGCGAATGACTTGGTGCAAACACTCGAGAAGAAGCACGCCGACGGGGTCGGGTACAAGAGCCTCGCGTTCTACCTGGAGGCGTGCGAGTCCGGGAGCATCTTCGAGGGCCTCCTACCAGGCAACATTAGTGTGTACGCCACAACCGCATCGAACGCAGAGGAGAGCAGCTGGGGCACCTACTGCCCTGGCGACGATGAGGGTACCCCTCCGACCGAGTATGACACCTGCCTCGGTGACCTTTACAGTGTCTCCTGGATGGAGGACAGCGACGTCCACAACCTCCATACGGAGTCCCTCAGGCAGCAGTACGGCGTCGTCAAGGATCGCACCTCGGCGCATGAGACGTACAGCCTCGGCTCCCACGTGATGCAGTACGGCGACCTGGGCCTAAACGAGCAGAGCCTCTACCTGTTCATGGGCACTGATCCTGCCAACGACAACGCCAGCTTCGTCGGAAACTCCTTGCCCTCGTTGAGGGGTGCCGCGGTGAACCAGCGTGACGCCGATCTCCTCCATTTCTGGCACAAGTACCGGAGATCCGCAGAGGGGTCGACACGGAAAGGAGAGGCACGCAGGCGGTTGGTGGACATGATGGCACAACGATCTCACGTTGATAGTAGCGTGGAGTTGATCGGCAACCTCCTCTTTGGCTTCGAGGAAGGTCCCAAGATCCTCAACGCCGTCCGGCCGACGGGGCAGCCTCTGGTCGACGATTGGGACTGCCTCAGATATATGGTGCGGAGATTTGAGGAGCGGTGTGGGGGCCTAGCGCAATATGGGATGAAGCATATGCGATCTGTAGCCAATATTTGCAACGCTGGAGTTCGAGAGGAGGCCATGGACAAGGCTGCGTCTCAAGCGTGCGCGATTAATCCTCTTTCCATAGTTGTCTAA